A portion of the Sus scrofa isolate TJ Tabasco breed Duroc chromosome 5, Sscrofa11.1, whole genome shotgun sequence genome contains these proteins:
- the SBF1 gene encoding myotubularin-related protein 5 isoform X5, whose amino-acid sequence MVLAGQEVMGAECLSWGLPEGQGLAHWRGFWLGMLPQRRDPGVREREQGVLSTLGWHVCALGVQPHSRGFSLCPLVASGAGAGLVPAEGQGPAVSPHGPWGSQPAAREVGGGWCSEWLLSSGSGEGQGQILQRFPEKDWEDNPFPQGIELFCQPSGWQLCPERNPPTFFVAVLTDINSERHYCACLTFWEPAEPSQEGVCPGDTERAEEADEGVPPSPAAAGSPGQLFAPKTLVLVSRLDHAEVFRNSLGLIYTIHVEGLNVGLENVVGSLLTCIIPLAGGSQRTISLGAGDRQVIQTPLTDSLPISRCSVALLFRQLGITNVLSLFCAALTEHKVLFLSRSYQRLSDACRGLLALLFPLRYSFTYVPILPAQLLEVLSTPTPFIIGVNAAFQAEAQELLDVIVADLDGGTVTVPECVHIPPLPEPLQSQTHSVLSMVLDPELELADLAFPPPTMSVSSLKMQDKELRAVFLRLFAQLLQGYRWCLHMVRIHPEPVIRFHKAAFLGQRGLVEDDFLMKVLEGMAFAGFVSERGVPYRPTDLFDELVAHEVARMRADENHPQRVLRHVKELAEQLYKNENPYPAVAMHKVQRPGEASHLRRAPRPFPRLDEGLVQWIVDQATAKMQGAPPAVKAEKRTTVPSGPPMTAILERSSGLHGNSARRLEVVRNCISYVFEGKMLEAKKLLPAVLRALKGRAARRCLAQELHLHVQQNRAVLDHQQFDFVVRMMNCCLQDCTSLDEHGIAAALLPLVTAFCRKLSPGVTQFAYSCVQEHVVWSTPQFWEAMFYGDVQTHIRALYLEPAEDRDPSQVGEAPAQEDQRSALDVASEQRRLWPTLSREKQQELVQKEESTVFSQAIHYANRMSYLLLPLDSSKSRLLRERAGLGDLESASNSLVTNSMAGSVAESYDTESGFEDAETCDVAGAVVRFINRFVDKVCTESGVTSDHLKGLHVMVPDIVQMHIETLEAVHRESKRLPPIQKPKLLRPRLLPGEECVLDGLRVYLLPDGREEGAGGSGGGPALLPAEGAVFLTTYRVIFTGMPTDPLVGEQVVVRSFPVAALTKEKRISVQTPVDQLLQDGLQLRSCTFQLLKMAFDEEVGSDSVELFRKQLHKLRYPPDIRGTFALTLGSAHTPGRPPRATKDKGPSFRTLSRNLVKNAKKTIGRQHVTRKKYNPPSWEHRGQPAPEDQEDEISVSEELEPSTLTPSSALKPSDRMTMSSLVERACCRDYQRLGLGTLSSSLSRAKSEPFRISPVNRMYAICRSYPGLLIVPQSVQDNALQRVSRCYRQNRFPVVCWRSGRSKAVLLRSGGLHGKGVVGLFKAQNAPSPGQSQADSSSLEQEKYLQAVVSSMPRYADASGRNTLSGFSSAHLGSHGKWGSVRASGRSAGLGTDVGSRLAGRDMLGPPQANGAPPDPGFLRPQRAALYIIGDKAQLKGVRPDPLQQWELVPIEVFEARQVKASFKKLLKACVPGCPATEPGPASFLRSLEDSEWLIQIHRLLQVSVLVVELLDSGSSVLVSLEDGWDITTQVVSLVQLLSDPFYRTLEGFRLLVEKEWLSFGHRFSHRGAHTLAGQSSGFTPVFLQFLDCVYQIHLQFPMEFEFSPFYLKFLGYHHASRRFRTFLLDSDYERIELGLLYEEKGERRAPQACRSVWEYAERLSKRAPIFYNYMYAPEDAEVLRPYSNVSNLKVWDFYTEETLAEGPPYDWELAQGPPEPPEEERPDAGAPQSRRRVVWPCYDSRPRAQPDAISRLLEELQRLETELGRPPERWKDAWDRVKAAQRLEGRPDGRGTPSSLLASSVPHHRRSLGVYLQEGPVGSTLSLSLDSDQSSGSTASGSRQAARRSTSTLYSQFQTAESENRSYEGTLYKKGAFMKPWKARWFVLDKTKHQLRYYDHRVDTECKGVIDLAEVEAVAPGTPTMGAPKTVDEKAFFDVKTTRRVYNFCAQDVPSAQQWVDQIQSCLSDA is encoded by the exons ATGGTGCTAGCAGGTCAGGAGGTCATGGGGGCTGAGTGCCTAAGCTGGGGGTTGccagaggggcaggggctggcacACTGGCGTGGGTTCTGGCTGGGGATGTTGCCGCAGCGGAGGGACCCAGGAGTCAGGGAGCGGGAGCAGGGAGTGCTCTCCACCCTGGGCTGGCACGTCTGTGCTCTTGGTGTCCAGCCCCACAGCAGGGGCTTCTCTCTGTGCCCTCTGGTGGCCTCGGGAGCCGGGGCTGGTCTGGTGCCCGCAGAGGGCCAGGGACCTGCCGTGTCTCCACACGGTCCTTGGGGTTCCCAACCTGCCGCccgggaggtgggaggtggctgGTGCTCTGAGTGGCTTCTGTCTTCAGGGAGTGGGGAAGGCCAGGGCCAGATCCTGCAGCGCTTCCCGGAGAAGGACTGGGAGGACAACCCATTCCCCCAGGGCATCGAGCTG TTTTGCCAGCCCAGCGGGTGGCAGCTGTGTCCTGAGAGGAATCCACCGACCTTCTTTGTTGCTGTCCTCACCGACATCAACTCCGAGCGGCACTACTGCGCCTGCTTGACCTTCTGGGAGCCCGCGGAGCCCTCGCAG GAAGGGGTGTGCCCTGGGGACACCGAGAGGGCGGAGGAAGCAGATGAGGGAGTGCCACCATCACCCGCAGCGGCTGGCTCGCCCGGCCAGCTCTTTGCTCCGAAGACGCTGGTCCTGGTGTCTCGACTGGACCACGCAGAGGTGTTCAGG AACAGCCTCGGTCTCATCTACACCATCCACGTGGAGGGCCTGAACGTGGGCCTGGAGAACGTGGTCGGGAGCCTGCTGACCTGCATCATCCCCCTGGCCGGGGGCTCACAG AGAACCATCTCTTTGGGGGCCGGCGACCGGCAGGTCATCCAGACCCCGCTCACCGACTCCCTGCCCATCAGCCGCTGCAGTGTGGCCCTGCTCTTTCGCCAGCTGG GCATCACCAATGTGCTGTCTCTGTTCTGTGCGGCGCTCACGGAGCACAAGGTGCTCTTCCTGTCTCGCAGCTACCAGCGGCTCTCGGATGCCTGCCGGGGACTCCTGGCGCTGCTCTTCCCTCTCAGATACAG CTTCACCTACGTGCCCATCCTGCCGGCGCAGCTCCTGGAGGTGCTCAGCACGCCCACGCCCTTCATCATTGGAGTCAACGCCGCCTTCCAGGCTGAGGCCCAGGAGCTG CTGGATGTGATTGTTGCTGACCTGGATGGAGGGACAGTGACTGTCCCTGAGTGTGTGCACATCCCACCCCTGCCAGAGCCGCTGCAGAGTCAGACACACAGTGTTCTGAGCATG GTCCTGGACCCTGAGCTGGAGCTGGCAGATCTTGCCTTCCCGCCACCTACGATGTCCGTTTCctccctgaagatgcag GATAAGGAGCTGCGTGCCGTCTTTCTGCGGCTCTTTGCTCAGCTCCTGCAAGGCTACCGCTGGTGTCTGCACATGGTCCGCATCCACCCGGAGCCCGTCATCCGCTTTCACAAG GCAGCCTTCCTGGGCCAGCGTGGGCTCGTAGAGGACGACTTCCTGATGAAGGTGTTGGAGGGCATGGCGTTTGCAGGCTTCGTGTCGGAGCGCGGGGTCCCCTACCGCCCTACGGACTTGTTTGATGAG cTGGTGGCCCACGAGGTGGCACGGATGCGGGCGGATGAGAACCACCCCCAGCGGGTCCTGCGTCACGTCAAGGAACTGGCAGAGCAGCTCTACAAGAAT GAGAACCCATACCCTGCTGTGGCTATGCACAAGGTGCAGAGGCCGGGGGAGGCCAGCCACCTGCGTCGGGCGCCCCGGCCCTTCCCCCGGCTGGACGAGGGGCTGGTGCAGTGGATTGTGGATCAGGCCACGGCCAAGATGCAGGGCGCACCGCCAGCCGTGAAGGCCGAGAAGAGGACCACCGTGCCCTCGGGGCCACCCATGA CCGCCATTCTGGAGCGGAGCAGCGGGCTCCATGGCAACAGCGCGCGCCGGCTGGAGGTGGTCCGCAACTGCATCTCCTACGTGTTCGAGGGGAAGATGCTTGAGGCCAAGAAG CTGCTTCCAGCTGTGCTGAGGGCCCTGAAAGGACGTGCGGCCCGCCGCTGCCTTGCCCAGGAGCTGCACCTTCACGTGCAGCAGAACCGGGCGGTCCTGGACCACCAGCAGTTTGACTTTGTTGTCCGGATGATGAACTGCTGCCTGCAG GACTGCACCTCCCTGGATGAGCACGGCATCGCAGCTGCTCTGCTGCCTCTGGTCACAGCCTTCTGCCGG AAGCTGAGCCCGGGGGTGACGCAGTTCGCCTACAGCTGCGTGCAGGAGCACGTCGTGTGGAGCACGCCGCAGTTCTGGGAGGCCATGTTCTACGGGGACGTGCAGACCCACATCCGGGCTCTCTACCTGGAGCCTGCCGAGGACCGAGACCCTTCCCAG GTCGGGGAGGCGCCTGCACAGGAGGACCAGCGCTCCGCCCTGGATGTGGCGTCTGAGCAGCGGCGCCTGTGGCCCACCCTGAGCCGTGAGAAGCAGCAGGAGCTGGTGCAGAAGGAGGAGAGCACCGTGTTCAGCCAGGCCATCCACTACGCCAACCGCATGAGCTACCTGCTGCTTCCCCTGGACAGCAGCAAGAGCCGGCTGCTGCGGGAGCGCGCGGGGCTGGGCGACCTCGAGAGCGCCAGCAACAGCCTGGTCACCAACAG CATGGCGGGCAGTGTGGCGGAGAGCTATGACACAGAGAGTGGCTTTGAGGATGCAGAGACCTGTGACGTGGCCGGGGCCGTGGTCCGCTTCATCAACCGCTTTGTGGACAAGGTCTGCACAGAGAGTGGGGTCACCAGCGACCACCTCAAGGGGCTGCATGTCATGGTGCCAG ACATCGTCCAGATGCACATCGAGACCCTGGAGGCTGTGCACAGAGAGAGCAAGAGACTGCCCCCCATCCAGAAG CCCAAGCTGCTGCGGCCGCGCCTGCTGCCCGGTGAGGAGTGTGTGCTGGATGGCTTGCGCGTCTACCTGCTGCCGGACGGGCGCGAGGAGGGCgcagggggcagtgggggtggcccTGCGCTCCTCCCGGCTGAGGGCGCCGTCTTCCTGACCACGTACCGGGTCATCTTCACGGGGATGCCCACTGACCCCTTGG TGGGGGAACAGGTGGTGGTCCGCTCCTTCCCGGTGGCCGCACTGACCAAGGAGAAGCGCATCAGTGTCCAGACCCCCGTGGACCAGCTCCTCCAGGACGGGCTGCAGCTGCGCTCCTGCACCTTCCAG CTGCTGAAGATGGCCTTTGACGAGGAGGTGGGGTCCGACAGCGTTGAGCTCTTCCGCAAGCAGCTGCACAAGCTGCGCTACCCGCCGGACATCAGGGGCACCTTCGCGCTCACCCTGGGTTCTGCTCACACGCCTGGCCGGCCGCCACGTGCCACCAAGGACAAGGGTCCTTCCTTCAG GACCTTGTCCCGGAACCTGGTGAAGAATGCCAAGAAGACCATCGGGCGGCAGCACGTCACTCGGAAGAAGTACAACCCCCCGAGTTGGGAGCACCGGGGCCAGCCAGCCCCCGAGGACCAGGAGGATGAGATCTCAG TGTCAGAGGAGCTGGAGCCCAGCACGCTGACCCCTTCGTCAGCCCTGAAGCCCTCCGACCGCATGACCATGAGCAGCCTGGTGGAGCGCGCGTGCTGCCGGGATTACCAGCGCCTGGGGCTGGGCACActgagcagcagcctgagccgGGCCAAGTCCGAGCCCTTCCGCATCTCCCCGGTCAACCGCATGTACGCCATCTGCCGCAG CTACCCCGGGCTACTGATCGTCCCCCAGAGCGTCCAGGACAACGCCCTGCAACGAGTCTCCCGCTGCTACCGCCAGAACCGTTTCCCGGTGGTGTGCTGGCGCAGCGGGCGCTCCAAGGCTGTGCTGCTGCGCTCCGGGGGCCTGCATGGCAAGGGGGTCGTCGGCCTCTTCAAGGCCCAGAACGCGCCATCTCCAG GCCAGTCCCAGGCAGACTCCAGCAGCCTGGAGCAGGAGAAGTACCTGCAGGCCGTGGTCAGTTCCATGCCCCGTTACGCAGATGCCTCAGGACGCAACACCCTCAGCGGCTTCTCCTCGGCCCACCTGGGCAGCCATG GTAAATGGGGCAGCGTCCGGGCCAGTGGGCGCAGTGCTGGGCTCGGCACTGACGTGGGCTCCCGGCTGGCAGGCAGAGACATGCTGGGTCCCCCCCAGGCCAACGGGGCGCCCCCTGACCCAGGCTTTCTGCGGCCCCAGCGTGCCGCCCTCTACATCATCGGAGACAAAGCCCAGCTTAAG GGCGTGCGACCAGACCCGCTGCAGCAGTGGGAGCTGGTGCCCATCGAGGTGTTCGAGGCACGGCAGGTGAAGGCCAGCTTCAAGAAGCTGCTGAAGGCCTGTGTTCCAGGCTGTCCCGCTACCGAGCCTGGCCCAGCTTCCTTCCTGCGCTCGCTGGAGGACTCTGAGTGGCTAATCCAG ATCCACAGGCTGCTGCAGGTGTCGGTGCTGGTGGTGGAGCTGCTGGATTCGGGCTCCTCCGTCCTGGTGAGCCTGGAGGACGGCTGGGACATCACCACACAG GTGGTGTCCCTGGTGCAGCTGCTCTCGGACCCCTTCTACCGCACCCTGGAGGGCTTCCGGCTGCTGGTGGAGAAGGAGTGGCTGTCCTTCGGCCATCGCTTCAGCCACCGCGGGGCCCACACGCTGGCGGGGCAGAGCAGTGGCTTCACGCCCGTCTTCCTGCAGTTCCTGGACTGCGTGTACCAG ATCCACCTGCAGTTCCCCATGGAATTCGAGTTCAGCCCGTTCTACCTCAAGTTCCTCGGCTACCACCACGCGTCCCGCCGCTTCCGGACCTTCCTGCTCGACTCCGACTATGAACGCATCGAGCTGG ggctGCTGTACGAGGAGAAGGGCGAGCGCCGCGCCCCGCAGGCCTGCCGGTCGGTGTGGGAGTACGCGGAGCGGCTGAGCAAGCGGGCGCCCATCTTCTACAACTACATGTACGCGCCCGAGGACGCCGAG GTCCTGCGGCCCTACAGCAACGTGTCCAACCTGAAGGTGTGGGACTTCTACACCGAGGAGACGCTGGCCGAGGGCCCCCCCTACGACTGGGAGCTGGCGCAGGGGCCCCCGGAGCCCCCGGAGGAGGAGCGGCCCGACGCGGGCGCCCCGCAGAGCCGGCGCCGGGTGGTGTGGCCCTGCTACGACAGCCGCCCCCGAGCCCAGCCCGACGCCATCTCCCGGCTGCTGGAG gagctgcagcggctggagACAGAGCTGGGCCGACCCCCTGAGCGCTGGAAGGATGCCTGGGATCGAGTGAAAGCTGCCCAGCGCCTGGAAGGCCGGCCAGATGGACGT ggcaCCCCCAGCTCCCTGTTGGCGTCCAGTGTGCCCCACCACCGCCGCTCGCTTGGCGTGTACCTGCAGGAGGGACCTGTGGGCTCCACGCTGAGCCTCAGCCTGGACAGTGACCAGAGCAGTGGCTCAACTGCATCCGGCTCCCGCCAGGCAGCCCGCCGTAGTACCAGCACCCTGTACAGCCAGTTCCAGACAGCCGAGAGTGAGAACAG GTCCTATGAGGGCACCCTCTACAAGAAGGGGGCCTTCATGAAGCCCTGGAAGGCGCGCTGGTTTGTGCTGGACAAGACCAAGCACCAG CTGCGCTACTACGACCACCGCGTGGACACGGAGTGCAAGGGGGTCATTGACCTGGCGGAGGTGGAGGCCGTGGCGCCCGGCACGCCCACCATGGGCGCCCCCAAGACGGTGGACGAGAAGGCCTTCTTTGAC GTGAAGACGACGCGTCGCGTTTACAACTTCTGTGCCCAGGACGTGCCGTCAGCCCAGCAGTGGGTGGACCAGATCCAGAGCTGCCTGTCGGACGCCTGA